TCCCTGCCTTATATGGCGATTGGCCTTGCTTGGCCCATCTACGTATATCCTTCCTGACTCATGCCCATGCCTGCCCTCAAGGCCTCCTTACCTGACTCTTGTGGTGGCCCCTCCAGGTCTCTGGGATTGTCTTCTTCTCTGTGGAGACTGCTGAGCGCCTCCTGGCCACCCACGTGAGCCCACCCCTGGATGCCTGTACCTATATGGGCTTGGACTCTGGAGCCCGGCCTGTTCAGGTGACTGGGGATGGGGCTGGGGGTCCTGGCCTGGGAAAGAAGACAGCCCAACACTGGCCCTAACACTGGCCACTTGGCTGTGTGACCTCCGGCTagcccttcccctctctgggtcAACATCTCTGGGGTGGGACTGCCCCAGCTCAGCCTAGGAACTGTGAGGCCTAATCCCTGCCCCCCTAATAGCTGTGTTTCCCACCCTTGCTCCAGCTGTCTCTGTTTTTCGACATCGTGCTCTCCATGGCTCGGAATGTGAGCAAGGAGGACTTCCTGGTGGGGCGGCCTCCAGAGATGGGGCAAGGCGACGTGGGCATAGCAGCCTATCTCCAGGGTGCCCGGGCCGAGCTATGGAGAGAGCTCCGTGATCAGCCCCTCACCATGGGTGGGTACTGCTTGTCGGCTTCCTTGGGTGGGGAGACCATGGGAGTGAGGACCACCAGAATGAAGCTGCCTCCACCTGGTTCCTGGGTTCCTGAAGGAAGCCTATGGATGGACTGGACAATTACCCTACCCCATCTAGAGCCTCCCAATGTGATAactcttccctttctccttttgtCTCATTCCCGGGCTCCAGTTCCAGTCCTTCCACTCTCTGGCTGTTTGACTTTGAGCAAGTTGCTGAACCTCTCTGGTTCTCAGCTTCCCTATCAGCACAACAGCCTCATCACTATGCCTGCCTTCCCTGGGCATGATGAGGATATGTCTGTTGGCGAGAAGCCCAGCCTGGCACCAGTCCTGCAGCAGGCGTGGGGCTGGGGTTGGTACTTGTGTCTTTACAGCTTATGTTCCTGACGGCAGCTACAGCTACATGACCTCCTTAGCCAGTGAGCTCCTGCACAGCCTCACGGTCCCCAGTACCCCCAGGGCCCAGACTGTGCACTCCCAGGTAGAGGTGAGAGCTGCCTTACCCTCAGAAGTGCTCGCTGGGTACCTGGGGTCAGGTGGGATGGGGACTTTGAGGAAGGGAAAGATGGCCCATGCTCAGATTACCTatgagaataaaaccaaaaccaaatgtgttgctgttgagtcagttctgactcatagtgaccctgtatgacagagtagaactgccccataggatttccaagaaatggctggggatttgaactgctgaccttttggttagcagccgagctgttaactaCTGTGCTGCTAGGGCTTCCCTGTGAGTATAGGTGTTGATGTTATTCCCGTTGCAGGTAAGGTACTGGAGGCTCAGAGGCCTGAGGCCACAGAGGCAGTAAGTGGCTAAACCAGGATTCTAAAATCCAAGTCAGCCTGATTGAGGAGCTAAAGAAGACCCCTTCTCACACTTTATGTAGGGTCTCTTGGGGAGACAAACATACTCGAAGTAATGGGTCTGGGTGGCAGGGCCAGTGCCATGGCATGGAAGAAGGGGGCAGATAGAGTACAAAGGTGGCCCTTGGGGCACTGGGAGAGGGTAGCTGGACAGGTGGGAAAGGTTTTCTGGAAGAGCTGTCATCTCAGTGGGACCTCTATTATTCGAGTTCAGATTTGCTCTGGAGGAGAATGTAGCGAGAACGTGCCCCTTGGGGGAACAGCATGAACAAGGCTGGGGGTGAGAATAGGCCTTAGGCTGGCATTGGGGTAGGTACAGAGAGGGGTCTGGCTGACTGAAGGGCATGGGGTTCGGCAGGAATTCTGGCAGAGGCCTTGAATGCCAGATGCTTGGGAATGGAGCAGGACTGGAGGAAGTTCCCCTCTCCTGCCCTTGGCCCTCATGACCTTCCACCCTGGCTTCACAGGAGCTAGAGCTCCTGGAGCCTGGGAGCTCTGTGGTCAGCTGCGTGCTGGAGGGTCCTGTTTGGCTGGGTCCTGGGAGTGTCCTGCAGCACTGCCACCTGCGGGTGAGGCCTGAGATCATGGGCAGGAAGGAGGGCAGGGGTAGGGGGGCTGGGGTCCTGTGCAGGGGGAATGCCTGGGGCTGCACTGCCCACCCAGGATGCCTGCACTCTCCCCTGCCAGGGCCCCATTCACATCAGTACTGGCTGCTTCCTGAGTGGCCTGGACATAGCCCAGTCGGAAGCACTGCATGGCATGGAGCTGCGTGACCTCATCCTGCAGGGACACCACATGCGGCTGCACGGCTCTCTGGGCCGGGTCTTCACCCTCACTGGCCGTCTGGACAATTGGGAAGTAGGTGCCCTACATCTCCCCCACCTCTGTCTTCAGACTTTGGGGAGCTCCGGGGGGCTCTAGTTCCCACTACACCATGGGGTGTTGGAGGACACTCCAGGGCTCTCTGAGTGCTGGCCTGAGGGATAGGCTGTGAGGACGGTGTGGCCAATAGAGTCTCAACAGGCCTTTACCCTCTCCTCTCTTCTGCTCTGCTAGGCTGGGTGGggatttttatccccattttacaggctgGAGACTGAGGTGCAGAGAGGGGAGGTAACCTGCTTTGGGCCACACAGCCAGGTTTGGTGGATCAGGCTTGGAACCCAGGGCTCTACTCCCAAATTCCAGGCACCTGGGCAGGAGTGCTGGGGCCTTAGGGCTTAAAGCACTATATACCCATGTTTCTCTTCCTGTCCTCCTTGAGGAGCTCGCTGGCCTAACGTCCCTAATCCCTACCTGTTGCCCCTCATCCCTTATGGCTTCCTCCTCTTCCCCCAGAGACAGGGAACAGGCACATATCTCAACATGCCTTGGAGTGAATTCTTCCAGAAGACAGGCATCCGGTAAGGTTGATGGTGCCCATGGGCCTCTAGACctagggagtttccctgaggctCATTCCTTCCCCTGGCCCAGAACAGCACCCAGCCCTTTACCCTCCCACTGGACCTGGGGTAGTTTGGGGGCAGACTGGTTCTCCTCAGcaccctcttaaaaaaaaaacaaaccattgccattgagtcaattccaactcatagcaaccctataggacagagtagaactgccccataggatttccaaggagcagttgatggattcaaactgccaacctttttttagcagccaaacgcttaaccactgtgccacctggactCCACCCTCCCTCTGGGTACCCCTAAATCTCTGGCAATCTCAGGCTTGGGGATTTTTGTTCAGTGGCCTGGGAGAGGAGCCAAGGCTGAATTGTCATCCCTGGtgtggcttcttttttttaatataatttatttttgttgttgggaatatacacagcagaacatataccagttTAATAACTTtgacatgcacaattcagtgacattaattacattcttcttcaagttgtgcaaccttgTGCCACCTCTTGGTAGTAGCAACTGAAGGAATTTGTCCTGTCCTCAGCCCCCAGCTGAAGGCCCCCTCTGACAGGCAGGTCAGGGCTTGGCAAGGGGGCAGGAGCCCTCGATTCCCTCCCCCTAATGTGCCCTCTCCTCCTGTCAGAGATTGGGACCTGTGGGACCCGGACACGCCTCCCACAGAGCGCTGCCTTCTCAGTGCCCGCCTCTTCCCTGTATTCCACCCCTTGAGGGCCGTGGGGCCCTGTGACCTGCTGTGGATGCTGGATCCCAAACAGGATGAGGGTGAGGCCCTGCGGGCCTGGCGAGCTGCCTGGCGTCtgtcctgggagcagctgcagcCGTGTCTGGACCGGGGTGCCACGCTGGCCTCCCGCCGGGACCTGTTCTTTCACCAGGCCCTGCATAAAGCACGGCATGTGCTGGAGGCACGGCAGGACCTCAGCCTGCACCCGCTGATCCGGGCTGCTGTCCGTGAGGGCTGCCCTGGACCCCTGCTGACCACGCTGGACCAGGGTGAGAGTGCTAGGCATAAGTGCTAGGGAGCCAGACCCACGTTATCTGCTGGCCTGCCATCTGGGCCATCAACCTGAGGGTGCTAGGGAGCCACAGGAGACTGTAAAAGCAGGGGAGAGAGGCAACTGGAATTTACTTTTAATTGGGTCAGAGGCTGGGGCCTGTTAGCATCAGCAAACCCTGCATACTTTGTCCTGGGTCGGGGATGTGGTAGTGTGGCCAGCTCTACCTGAGGTTCCAGCAGAATGCCTGGGGGTTCAGAGCTGTAGCCTCATATGTGGCCCCAGTGACTGTGGAAAATTATCCCCACTTAAGCCATTCACTAACAGCCACACAGGCAGTTTGACCCCGAGATAATGCTGGGTGGGGAGTAAAACGGCTGGGGCTGGCAGGATGAGAACTTTGCCAGGCAAAGGAACGGGGAACGCACTCACTGGCGAGGAAACATCTTGGGCAAAAGCAAAGTGGTAGGAAGGTCCTGGAGTCTTTGGGGACTGTTCAGTAGCTGCCTTCTCTTGGCGGGCAGTGGAATTGGGGGTCGACTCCCTTCCCATCTACTCTTAATTCCTTGTCCCTCAGTTGCAGCTGGTGCAGGAGACCCTGGTGTAGCAGCGCGGGCGCTGGCCTGTGTGGCAGATGTGCTGGGCTGCATGGCAGGGGGTTGTGGAGGTCTGCGGAGCGGACCAGCTGCCAATCCTGAGTGGACACGGTCCTTCTCCTACCTGGAACGTGGTGACCTGGCAGGGGGTGTGGAGGCGCTTGCCCAAGAGCGGGACAAGTGGCTGAGCAGGTGGGTGCTAATGGGAGTCAGAGACCTTTGAGAAGTGTGGGCCATCCTTGGAGACTGAAATCTGAATAGAGTTGGGGACTTCTCTGGGTCATCCAGGGCAGTAGAGTCCCCAAGCCCAGGCTGTCCACCCCCAGCTTGGGCCTCCATACTACCATCTCTCCCCCTCTTGGCAGGCCAGCCTTGCTGGTTCGAGCTGCCCGCCACTATGAGGGAGCTGAGCAAATTCTGATCCGCCAGGCTGTGATGTCGGCCCAGCAGTTTGTCTCTACAGAGCTGGTGGAGCTGCCAGCACATGGGCAGTGGGTGGTGACTGAGTGCCCTGCCCGTGTGGACTTCTCTGGTGAGCCTCTTCTGGTGGCTGGGGGTGAGGGTAGCCACCCAGAGCCAGGTTGGCAGTCCCTGTGACCACCTTGGTTTTGCCATACTGCCGCAGGCGGCTGGAGTGACACACCACCCCTCGCCTATGAGCTTGGTGGGGCAGTGCTGGGCCTGGCTGTGAGAGTGGACGGCCGTCGGCCCATTGGGGCCAGAGCACGCCGCATTCCTGAGCCAGAGCTGAGGCTGGCACTGGGGCCTCAGCCGGACGACATGACTGTGAAGATAGTTTGCCAGAGCCTGGACGACCTGCAGGAttactgccagccccacgccccAGGTTAGGGCACCCCTGTACATCTGTGGTGGGGATGGCACACACAGCTAGCTGGGGATGGGGGTGGAACCTGTGGAACTCTCCACGGACTGGGGCCCTGACCTGGGGGGCTACCCAGTCTGGCTGAGGGGCCCGGAGAAAGGAAAGGGCTGAAGTCATCCTGCCTAGGCACATTCAGGTACAGAAAGGTACAGATGACATATTTGTTCATGTTGGGGAACACCCTATGACCTCAAGTCCAGAGGCCCTTTTGTGGCTTGGGGATAAGGCTTTTATGCTGCTGGGCTTTCGTCCCATCAGATGAGCCCTATGCTGGGCTGGGAAACAGCTGGTCTAGGGGTGTCCACTTCTGCCCTCAAGAGACCAATCTCCTGGCTGGGGTCTATCCCTCCACAGGGGCCCTACTGAAGGCGGCTTTTATCTGTGCGGGGACCATCGATGTCTGCTCCAAGATCCCGCTGAGCGAGCAGTTGCTGCGCGCCTTTGGGGGTGGCTTCGAGCTGCACACCTGGTCTGAGCTGCCCCATGGCTCTGGCCTCGGTAAGTGGACCCTACCCCCAGCTGCCCTCTTGCCCATCACCTCTGTCCTCACACTCTAGCCTCACCTCCATTCCCCTTCTCCCAGCACAGAGGGAGTAGGGCAGGACTGGGTAGGACACTACCATTTCATGCCTGGCCCCCTCCTCCACTCCCTGCAGGCACCAGCAGCATCCTGGCGGGCACTGCCCTGGCTGCCTTGCAGCGGGCTGCTGGCCGGGCGGTGGGTACAGAGTCCCTGATTCATGCCGTGCTGCACCTGGAGCAGGTGCTCACCACAGGTATGTCCTGTGTGGGAGAGAGGTCACTGGCACTTTAAGGGTCTCCGGAGGCTCCCCTGGATTTGCATGTGATTTGCCAACAGCCACATAACTGCTGCCCCTTAAAATGCTTAGTTTTTTCTTATCAGAGCACTGACTCTGACTCTCCGTTGGTTTTCAACTTGAAATATTTCTACTTCAAAGCTAGTATTTGATGAGCATCTACTAAGtgcttctgtcctatagggccgctatgagttgcaatcgacttgacggcaatgggtttggttttggtttggactaAGTGCTAGATTCTGTGCCACACCTATGACTTGTATTAGGCACCTGTTTTCACTAGGTGCTGTTCTTCATGACTGTCCCTCGAGGGCGAGGCTGGGGAGAGCTGGACTTGGAGTAGGGGACAGGATTGTCAGCCTGCCCTTCTGGTAACTTGCCCTTCCCTTGGCTTATGATCATTTGTACCACTCCCCCTTGTCCCCACTCCATGCCCCTACTCTGGCATGTGGCTGTGATCATAATGGAATGTTACCAGCACCAgacttctctctcctctttgccACTGGGGCCCCTAGGAATCGATGCCTAATGTAGAGCAGCCAGAGGTTTGTCTGGCTCCAGATCCTAGGGTATCCTGTTCACCTCGGGAGGCCAGTCCTTGTCTCTGGGAAGGAAACTTCCACAGACGTGTAGATAATATGGTATCTTCTAGTCACTCTGCAGCCAGCTCCCTCTTTCCTTGTAATGACTCACATCCCATAATAAGTAGTCATTAGCAACAGGGACAGATGGGGAGGTCTTTTCAGTTTCCTTTTGAGGTATACCAATCAAATCTTTATTCAGTCCACTGATGACTATGTATTGTGTGTCCACTCTGCATTGGGCCCTGGGGATAAAATTACCAAAAACAGCATCCTTGCTCTCAAAAGTTATCTCGTTTATTGGAGGAAGACATCaatcaataagcacatgaatgAATGTATAACGCTCTGATGCTCTGGTGCAGAGGGGCATGTTTAAGGAGTTCTTGGCATTCTGGGCCCTGCAACACCACCATTTTCCGGCTGTAAAGTTCTAGTTGCCTCCTGCCATTTGCATTTTATACTTTTAATCTTTGCTGGTCCTTCCCCTAATATCGAGGGACATCCCAGAACCATCtcaagttttatagtttttatataGCTGCAAGAGGAAAAGAGATCTGTACCTTTCATTATTAAAGTTAAGATGCACACAATCTCATGTTAGTTAAGAGATGCTAAAAACTTACTCTTAACAAACTTTCTATCAGAAAAGACAGAGTACAAGGGGACTGCTAGGCTACAGAGAAAGTCCTGTATCACCTCCATCTCTGGCTAGAGCTCCCGTAGGAGGGGGAGAGGTTAGTGTAAAATCTTTATCCTTCAATGATGTTTACCCAAGTGCCAGTTACACATAAGATCTGAAACAAAACTCAGGCCTTGTAAATTCCAGGCTTGGCTCCAGGGTGAAAATGCTTTCCCGCGCTGGGATTGTCCTGCTCCCAGGGCTGAGGGCAGAAACTGCAGAGCCCACCTGCCCCACCTACGGTTAGGGGAAGCTGTCTTCCCACACAAGTCCCAGCCAGGGGTGCAAGCCAGGAGCCTGGGTTGGGAAAACGAAGCTGGGGAAGGTAGACTCCAAGAGTGACAGGGCCCTGGGATGGATTGCAGGAGGTGGCTGGCAAGACCAAGTGGGTGGCCTGATGCCTGGCATCAAGATGGGGCGCTCCCGGGCTCAGCTGCCCCTGAAGGTGGAGGTGGAGGAGATCACTGTGCCTGAGGGCTTTGTCCAGAAGCTCAATGACCACCTGCTCCTGGTGTACACGGGCAAGACCCGCCTGGCCCGAAACCTGCTGCAGGTGAGCCACagccccaggaggaagggaggcAGGTGGCTCAGCTGGGCCCAGGTCCTCATGCCACCTCTCCTGTCCCATCTGCAGGATGTGCTGAGGAGCTGGTATGCCCGGCTGCCTGCTGTGGTGCAGAATGCCCACAGCCTGGTGCGGCAAACAGAAGAATGTGCTGAAGCCTTCCGCCAAGGTGAGGACTTTCTCCAGGGGCAATCAGGGCAGCAGGAGGGCCTTGTCTCTGTGGGTCTCAGAGACCAGGGCCTTTGCAGGCTTGGTATAGGCCCCAGGTATTAGGCCACTGGGCAGGAGCTCTTGACTAGCTTTCTGGGAACAGAAGCCCTCTGTTTGAGCTCTTGAGGGTCTCAAACCTGGGTGGGAGCCAATCTCAGGACAAAACTTGCATCATATGGAAGGCCCTCAAGCCCCCTCTCCTCCCACCCAGATGCAGATGAAGGAAGAGGCTTGGCCCCATAACAGTTCTAGGGAAGTCAGCTGAGTAGGGTTCCAagtgtgtgctaggcactgtgccagCCACTTTATGCTAATCAGTCTTTAAAACTACCCTGTGAGGTAGGCTTTCTTACTCCTGTTTTCCAGCTAGCACTGGAAACCAGGTTCTTAACCATGACACTGGTTAAGTATGCCTCACGGCACTTCGTTCAATCAACAAATAGGCATTGAGAGAATATCCTGGCCCAGGCACATCATATCCTTCTGCCCCCACCAGGAAACCTGCCTCTCCTAGGCCAGTACCTGACCTCATACTGGGCGCAGAAGAAGCTCATGGCTCCAGGGTGTGAGCCCCTGGCAGTGCGGCGGATGATGGATGTCCTCGCGCCTCACGTGCATGGCCAGAGCCTGGCAGGTGCAGGTGGCGGGGGGTTTCTCTATCTGTTGACTAAGGAGCCACGGCAAAAGGAGACTCTGGAGGCTGTGCTGGCAAAGACTGAGGTACCTGATGTTGTTGGGGTACAGTAGATGGTGGGGGCTGGCAGACCTCCCTATAGCCCACCAGCTAACCAGGAGCTACTCCTGCAAGCCCCCCGGCCCTTTAGCCTTTGTTCAGCCTCCAGAAGACCCAAGATTTGCCCAGAACCCTCTAAACACTTCCTGTCCTTTGTTCGCAGGGCCTCGGGAACTACAGCATCCACTTGGTAGAAGTGGACACTCAGGGCCTGAGCCTGCAGCTGTTGGAGAGGGGAGCCTCAACATGATGATCAGTCCCACGAGGCTTGTCTGCAAGAGGGGAAAACCTGTTGCTGCAGCGGCCCCTCCCTTCCCCCACGAGAGCTCACAGCCCTTTCCTCACCACCCATCACTTTGCAAATCGGCTTCCAAAGGAAGGCGACCTGAGTTAGACAGCCTTTCTGGAGATTGGTGCAGCAAACAGTGCTTGGGAGCAGCACTGCGACCAGGCTGACAGTGGCCTAGGTTTGGCCTCTGTCCCATCTGGACATAGGAAAGTTCTAAGCTCAGTATTCCATGTGGCCTTTACAAATCCCATGGCCTAACTTGGGCCATGGCCTTCTCACTTAGCAAATGACTGGGGTCCTGTGATAAGGCTTGCTCTAAAGAGGCCATTTTTGAAGCATTTTTAGAGTTCAGGCTTCTGCATGAGTACAGACTTCATGCTCAACACTCCCTCCCTAGGCTGACTTGCTGCAGTTTGCAAAGTCTCAGTCTAGCCATAGAATTATTTGAATTTGTTAGGAGGAGAGAATATTCAGGGGTTTAGacagggaaggcaggaaggactgGTGCCCTCTGGCTGAGACTGCAGATTTGCCTGAAGACTTTGCAGATACTTTTGGGACACCGCTCCTTTCAAAGCCTATAGCAAGTAACAGGTGCCCATAATGGAGGTGACCCAGGACCTGGCATGCCTTTGCCCTGAAGCCTCAGTGGTCCATCCTCAGCTGCTCCCTCCCCTCTATCATCTGACTCCAG
The Loxodonta africana isolate mLoxAfr1 chromosome 21, mLoxAfr1.hap2, whole genome shotgun sequence DNA segment above includes these coding regions:
- the FCSK gene encoding L-fucose kinase isoform X3, which encodes MAQRQPLAKKSGQGASGREEARSARNWKSGLGQGAHPRAGIGGCLQGVEGERQAGWERLDVWKQKAGIRTEAKAGDPCPHGEPSAPTWGSPSILTRMEQPKGVDWTVIILTCQYKDSVQVFQRELEVRQKREQIPAGTLLLAVEDPETRVGSGGATLNALLVAAEHLSAQAGFTVVTSDVLQSAWILILHMGRDFPFDDCGRAFICLPVENPQAPVEAVVCNLDCLLDIMTHRLGPGSPPGVWVCSTDMLLSVPPNPGISWDGFRGARVIALPGSSAYARNHGIYLSDSQGFVLDIYYQGTEAEIQRCARPDGRVPLVSGIVFFSVETAERLLATHVSPPLDACTYMGLDSGARPVQLSLFFDIVLSMARNVSKEDFLVGRPPEMGQGDVGIAAYLQGARAELWRELRDQPLTMAYVPDGSYSYMTSLASELLHSLTVPSTPRAQTVHSQVEELELLEPGSSVVSCVLEGPVWLGPGSVLQHCHLRGPIHISTGCFLSGLDIAQSEALHGMELRDLILQGHHMRLHGSLGRVFTLTGRLDNWERQGTGTYLNMPWSEFFQKTGIRDWDLWDPDTPPTERCLLSARLFPVFHPLRAVGPCDLLWMLDPKQDEGEALRAWRAAWRLSWEQLQPCLDRGATLASRRDLFFHQALHKARHVLEARQDLSLHPLIRAAVREGCPGPLLTTLDQVAAGAGDPGVAARALACVADVLGCMAGGCGGLRSGPAANPEWTRSFSYLERGDLAGGVEALAQERDKWLSRPALLVRAARHYEGAEQILIRQAVMSAQQFVSTELVELPAHGQWVVTECPARVDFSGGWSDTPPLAYELGGAVLGLAVRVDGRRPIGARARRIPEPELRLALGPQPDDMTVKIVCQSLDDLQDYCQPHAPGALLKAAFICAGTIDVCSKIPLSEQLLRAFGGGFELHTWSELPHGSGLGGGWQDQVGGLMPGIKMGRSRAQLPLKVEVEEITVPEGFVQKLNDHLLLVYTGKTRLARNLLQDVLRSWYARLPAVVQNAHSLVRQTEECAEAFRQGNLPLLGQYLTSYWAQKKLMAPGCEPLAVRRMMDVLAPHVHGQSLAGAGGGGFLYLLTKEPRQKETLEAVLAKTEGLGNYSIHLVEVDTQGLSLQLLERGAST
- the FCSK gene encoding L-fucose kinase isoform X1, whose amino-acid sequence is MAQRQPLAKKSGQGASGREEARSARNWKSGLGQGAHPRAGIGGCLQGVEGERQAGWERLDVWKQKAGIRTEAKAGDPCPHGEPSAPTWGSPSILTRMEQPKGVDWTVIILTCQYKDSVQVFQRELEVRQKREQIPAGTLLLAVEDPETRVGSGGATLNALLVAAEHLSAQAGFTVVTSDVLQSAWILILHMGRDFPFDDCGRAFICLPVENPQAPVEAVVCNLDCLLDIMTHRLGPGSPPGVWVCSTDMLLSVPPNPGISWDGFRGARVIALPGSSAYARNHGIYLSDSQGFVLDIYYQGTEAEIQRCARPDGRVPLVSGIVFFSVETAERLLATHVSPPLDACTYMGLDSGARPVQLSLFFDIVLSMARNVSKEDFLVGRPPEMGQGDVGIAAYLQGARAELWRELRDQPLTMAYVPDGSYSYMTSLASELLHSLTVPSTPRAQTVHSQVEELELLEPGSSVVSCVLEGPVWLGPGSVLQHCHLRGPIHISTGCFLSGLDIAQSEALHGMELRDLILQGHHMRLHGSLGRVFTLTGRLDNWERQGTGTYLNMPWSEFFQKTGIRDWDLWDPDTPPTERCLLSARLFPVFHPLRAVGPCDLLWMLDPKQDEGEALRAWRAAWRLSWEQLQPCLDRGATLASRRDLFFHQALHKARHVLEARQDLSLHPLIRAAVREGCPGPLLTTLDQVAAGAGDPGVAARALACVADVLGCMAGGCGGLRSGPAANPEWTRSFSYLERGDLAGGVEALAQERDKWLSRPALLVRAARHYEGAEQILIRQAVMSAQQFVSTELVELPAHGQWVVTECPARVDFSGGWSDTPPLAYELGGAVLGLAVRVDGRRPIGARARRIPEPELRLALGPQPDDMTVKIVCQSLDDLQDYCQPHAPGALLKAAFICAGTIDVCSKIPLSEQLLRAFGGGFELHTWSELPHGSGLGTSSILAGTALAALQRAAGRAVGTESLIHAVLHLEQVLTTGGGWQDQVGGLMPGIKMGRSRAQLPLKVEVEEITVPEGFVQKLNDHLLLVYTGKTRLARNLLQDVLRSWYARLPAVVQNAHSLVRQTEECAEAFRQGNLPLLGQYLTSYWAQKKLMAPGCEPLAVRRMMDVLAPHVHGQSLAGAGGGGFLYLLTKEPRQKETLEAVLAKTEGLGNYSIHLVEVDTQGLSLQLLERGAST
- the FCSK gene encoding L-fucose kinase isoform X2, with protein sequence MAQRQPLAKKSGQGASGREEARSARNWKSGLGQGAHPRAGIGGCLQGVEGERQAGWERLDVWKQKAGIRTEAKAGDPCPHGEPSAPTWGSPSILTRMEQPKGVDWTVIILTCQYKDSVQVFQRELEVRQKREQIPAGTLLLAVEDPETRVGSGGATLNALLVAAEHLSAQAGFTVVTSDVLQSAWILILHMGRDFPFDDCGRAFICLPVENPQAPVEAVVCNLDCLLDIMTHRLGPGSPPGVWVCSTDMLLSVPPNPGISWDGFRGARVIALPGSSAYARNHGIYLSDSQGFVLDIYYQGTEAEIQRCARPDGRVPLVSGIVFFSVETAERLLATHVSPPLDACTYMGLDSGARPVQLSLFFDIVLSMARNVSKEDFLVGRPPEMGQGDVGIAAYLQGARAELWRELRDQPLTMAYVPDGSYSYMTSLASELLHSLTVPSTPRAQTVHSQVEGPIHISTGCFLSGLDIAQSEALHGMELRDLILQGHHMRLHGSLGRVFTLTGRLDNWERQGTGTYLNMPWSEFFQKTGIRDWDLWDPDTPPTERCLLSARLFPVFHPLRAVGPCDLLWMLDPKQDEGEALRAWRAAWRLSWEQLQPCLDRGATLASRRDLFFHQALHKARHVLEARQDLSLHPLIRAAVREGCPGPLLTTLDQVAAGAGDPGVAARALACVADVLGCMAGGCGGLRSGPAANPEWTRSFSYLERGDLAGGVEALAQERDKWLSRPALLVRAARHYEGAEQILIRQAVMSAQQFVSTELVELPAHGQWVVTECPARVDFSGGWSDTPPLAYELGGAVLGLAVRVDGRRPIGARARRIPEPELRLALGPQPDDMTVKIVCQSLDDLQDYCQPHAPGALLKAAFICAGTIDVCSKIPLSEQLLRAFGGGFELHTWSELPHGSGLGTSSILAGTALAALQRAAGRAVGTESLIHAVLHLEQVLTTGGGWQDQVGGLMPGIKMGRSRAQLPLKVEVEEITVPEGFVQKLNDHLLLVYTGKTRLARNLLQDVLRSWYARLPAVVQNAHSLVRQTEECAEAFRQGNLPLLGQYLTSYWAQKKLMAPGCEPLAVRRMMDVLAPHVHGQSLAGAGGGGFLYLLTKEPRQKETLEAVLAKTEGLGNYSIHLVEVDTQGLSLQLLERGAST
- the FCSK gene encoding L-fucose kinase isoform X4 codes for the protein MEQPKGVDWTVIILTCQYKDSVQVFQRELEVRQKREQIPAGTLLLAVEDPETRVGSGGATLNALLVAAEHLSAQAGFTVVTSDVLQSAWILILHMGRDFPFDDCGRAFICLPVENPQAPVEAVVCNLDCLLDIMTHRLGPGSPPGVWVCSTDMLLSVPPNPGISWDGFRGARVIALPGSSAYARNHGIYLSDSQGFVLDIYYQGTEAEIQRCARPDGRVPLVSGIVFFSVETAERLLATHVSPPLDACTYMGLDSGARPVQLSLFFDIVLSMARNVSKEDFLVGRPPEMGQGDVGIAAYLQGARAELWRELRDQPLTMAYVPDGSYSYMTSLASELLHSLTVPSTPRAQTVHSQVEELELLEPGSSVVSCVLEGPVWLGPGSVLQHCHLRGPIHISTGCFLSGLDIAQSEALHGMELRDLILQGHHMRLHGSLGRVFTLTGRLDNWERQGTGTYLNMPWSEFFQKTGIRDWDLWDPDTPPTERCLLSARLFPVFHPLRAVGPCDLLWMLDPKQDEGEALRAWRAAWRLSWEQLQPCLDRGATLASRRDLFFHQALHKARHVLEARQDLSLHPLIRAAVREGCPGPLLTTLDQVAAGAGDPGVAARALACVADVLGCMAGGCGGLRSGPAANPEWTRSFSYLERGDLAGGVEALAQERDKWLSRPALLVRAARHYEGAEQILIRQAVMSAQQFVSTELVELPAHGQWVVTECPARVDFSGGWSDTPPLAYELGGAVLGLAVRVDGRRPIGARARRIPEPELRLALGPQPDDMTVKIVCQSLDDLQDYCQPHAPGALLKAAFICAGTIDVCSKIPLSEQLLRAFGGGFELHTWSELPHGSGLGTSSILAGTALAALQRAAGRAVGTESLIHAVLHLEQVLTTGGGWQDQVGGLMPGIKMGRSRAQLPLKVEVEEITVPEGFVQKLNDHLLLVYTGKTRLARNLLQDVLRSWYARLPAVVQNAHSLVRQTEECAEAFRQGNLPLLGQYLTSYWAQKKLMAPGCEPLAVRRMMDVLAPHVHGQSLAGAGGGGFLYLLTKEPRQKETLEAVLAKTEGLGNYSIHLVEVDTQGLSLQLLERGAST